The segment AGTCAAGCTGTTTGTGCCAGCAGCTTCCAGTGggttttccttccatttcagaATCCAATCCTGAAACCATTGCTTTCTCATTTACAAACCACCTGTGATTACCAACCTGAGCAACTCCTCTCTCCAGTGTCACTGCATTGACAGCAGCCCATTCTCTTCTGAGCCTTCACTCTTATTGGGAACAAAAATTTCTTGGCCTTTTCtgattagattagattagattagattagattagattagattagattagattagattagctcaccccccctgcccccagctctctcctctgGTCAGTGTGTGTTTTATCAGGGTGGTGAGTAGGAGAGCTATTCAAGCTGCATGATGAGAGCCCATGAGATGAGCAAGACCCCCCCTCTGAGATTCACCTGCACTGAGCCAACCTCTGAAAAGGGTGCAAAGACCCAAAGACCCAGGGGCAAACAGGGAGTCAGCTGAGCATGGACACATTTAGCCTGGAAACAGGGAGCTTCCTTAGAGCTGGAGTCTCTGAAAATGCCTTGCAGGCTGAGCAAGAGCTGTTTCTGAAAGGGAGACAGGATGGATCTTGGTGCTGGGGTTCCCTGCAGAAGGATATAGATGTGGATTTTAGTACTGGTGGTTTGGAGCCTAAATGTTTTGTTAGCTCTGAGCTGCTTGTCTCTCTCTGCTGATTTGGGAATGGcatcattattattactgtttggTGTCCTTGCCTTTCCCCATACCCATCAGAGATGCTTACCAGCTGTTTAAAGCCCCAGGTGACCACTTCAGACTCCTGTGTTTCTGATGTCTTTTTGAGACTGGGTCTGTCCTTGGTGCTCTGAGTATCTGGAGTCATCTTTCTGCATGGGACATTCCAGTGGTACTCAGTTGGTGTTGGTTATTCCTCAGCTGAGTGCTGCCCTGGAGaacccctcctcccccagctcaCTGTGCTGAGGGGCCAACACATCCCCAGGTGTAAATCTGCTTCAGTCTTTCTCTGGTTATGCTTTTCTTTGACTATGTGGACACCACCGTTTGTGCTGAATACATTTTTGTGCCTTTTCACCACGTTCAGGATCTCTTGCTGCCGCAGCTCAGCAGAACTGCAGGGTTGCTGTGTTCCTTTGGCCAAGCCACCAACTTGCTGCAGCTTTGGCCCTGCTTGGCAGTACATGGCAGGCTGAAAGAGCATAATTTCCTCACAGCTTTGATAGAAGTATCTGAAACATGCTGTCagtgacttaaaaataaagatttttggtggtttgtgAGGTTTGCATCCTTCCCTGCCCATGAATCTTCTGGATGAGTTTTCATGTGCAGGGCTGTGTAGGATAGGAtgctcctccagcaccaggTGCCCAAGAGCAGCAGGGTTGCTTGGGAAGCTGTGACCATCCTTGCAGGACAGCCACTCACAGACCTTTCACTGGCAGCACTCTCTGCTGGCAGGTCAGGATGGACCAGTTGTGCATCAAAACACCCTCCACCCAGTTGTAAAAGGCCATAATTGATACTGAAGAGTGGTTAAGGAGGTCAGGATGCATTAGGAAGGTAACTGTTTGCTGGATCAGACCTTAGATAAGCACAAAGCAGCCATGGGAAGTCtctggggacagccctggagGGGAGGTGGGCACTGGGCAGGGACCCAGGACCACTGGGCACACCAAGGTGCTTCTCTTCCCCAGGTGAAGGGACAGTGAGGAGcctctggaaaaacaaagctctTTGCTTTGTCTGCCTCTCTCACggctgcagggaagcagtgggCTTGCAGTCACCTCTGTCCAGCTTCCCCATGGAGCAGAGAAGAGCCAAGCCAAGGGGGCAGGGTGCTCAGGCAATGTCTTTATCATCATCATGCCTCTCCTCAGTTTCTTCATGGAATATAACAGAAGTTTGTCTTTTATTGTTCTCAGGGTTGTGATCTTATTCTTTAGTTAGCTGGTGACATGCACTGTGGTTTTAGGGGTTCTTGAAGCTTTTGAGAACATGCAACTTTCAGTCCTTCCTGAAATTTAATATTCTTCCTCTGAGGTGAGAGCTGCTTGAGCAAAGCCCCTCAGGCAGATGATGAtgaagctttcatttttcaggcTGCTCATTGTATTTATTGCAAAGATCCTTCTCGTGCAGTGGTTTGAGGAGATGAAATGCAGTTGGAGCACTCCCAGGCTGTACTTGtattttcctgatttatttcttctgtgtgcAGAACACACCTGATTGCCTCTGTCTGTGCAAACAGCAGGACCAGCTGCTTTTGCTTCAGTAATCTTTTTGTCTCAACGTGTGGCACTTTTTGTCACTTTTCCCAGCCCGAGGAATGTCCAGTTGCCCACCTTGGTCCCATCAATCCCCAGATGTGTGGGGCAGAAGTTGGCTGCTAGAATCAttgcctttctttctctcctccatcATTTCTGAGTTCCTGCCCATCTTGCAGCCAGCTCAGAGAAActctctgtgtccccaggcCCTGGGGTTGCCCCTGCTCACCAGtcagctcctggtgctgctcccaGTGCTTGCTGCTTGCCAAACCACCTTTCCATGGCTGGTTAAATCTGAGCAGTGGCACAGCCCTCCCCAAGCAGCACACCCAGGTCTCATTCCAGGTTTGTGCCACCCACGTGTGGCTGGTTAAGGGAatcagagctctgctcctgacTCATTTACTGCCCTCTGTGACACTCCTCTGATTGACTCTGGGCTGGAAGGATGGAGCTTTTGCTCCTTCACTACCCATTTACTTGTGTGTTCATCGCCTTCCTCGTGCTTTACCAGCTGAATCCTGCCTTCAGATACCTCTCCAAGATGCTCTTCTACAGACTCTGGTTATTCACCGTAAGCTTCCTGGTAATTGTGTGCAGTATTCCTCGTGGACGTGATGTGGAAAACATGAAGTAAGTTGCCTGTGGTTGCTTTCTGCTCTGGGCATCCCTAGAGCCAAggtttgctgtgttttggaggGTCCTGGGAACTCGTGGTGGTGTTGGTGTTGGTGTGGGGAGCTGACGGACCTGGGACCCTGAGAGGGGATGTGGGGTCAGTATTGTGTTGTGTTTGAGTTGATGGAAAGAAGGACAAATTACAGAAGGGGAGGGTGTAAAAGGTGATATAAATTTGACAAACTAGGGAACACCAACAAACCAGGTGTAAGGCAGAGGTAAAGTAACTTGCTGGGTTTGGTAAACTCTCCTACCTGGTCTCCAGAGCTGTATTTCCCTCCTCTCTGTggctccctccttcccatctGTGTTGTGAAAGCCTCTGTAggttctcttctccttctcagCTTTATTCCTACTCACTGATCCCCTGCACAGGCAGGCACAGACACATCCTGGTCCAGTGCTGGCACTGTCACTGCTGTCCCCATCACTGCCTCTCGGTGCCCCCAGGCCCACATCCTCCCAGCCTGTCCCCTCCTTCCATCTCTTCCAAGCTGCTGGACACCTCCCCTCATGGAatggcagggcagcagcagagggtgTTGCTAACATGGGGGGTGGGCTAAGGGGGGGCCTGGAGCTGCCCCTGGTGCTTGTGGCTCCATGAAGTGCTGCAGGGCCAggattttctgcttccttcttgTGTGCTGTGGTAGGAATTCACACCTCCTACCTGGTCATAAGCCTTTCACTAGCAGagattttcttcagttcttgaCTTTTGTGCctggattttattcttttctttattttttccagtatctCTTAATATAAATCTACTAGAATTGCAGTCTAATGTCACCTAGAAGCAAAATCCTCTCTCTGTCCAGAGCCTGGGACACAGCAGACTTACAGCAGGTTTATTGCAGCTGGTGTTGATGATTCAGCAGGGTGCAAACAGGGTGCTGTTAGTTTGGGCATGATCTGATCTTTGGCTGAAACACAGAACTGCTGTAGCTGTGGTTGCCAGGACACTGTTCTAGCTTGAGGAAAACTTGCTGGGTGTATTTGTCTTCTTGAATGAAACAATGAGCTGAAGAGATGTTGCTCTTCTCCCAGCCATGGGTCAAATCTGTGGCTGTGGGGAACCTGACCACCCTGCTGGGGTGGTTTGGAAGCCTGGCATTTGGCTCCTTTAACCAGTTTCAGCATCTCTTTTTGTCCCCTGCCCTTTTCCAGGCTTTTGCGATTGTTACTCATGCCACTCAAATACATCTTTGGTCTCAAGATAGTGGTGAAGGGCAAGGAGAACCTAAGGACTAAGAAACCTTTCATCCTTGTGCTGAATCACCAGACCTCCCTTGACATTATGGGTATGGGGATGggtgtggggatggggatggggaaggggaaggggatggagatggcgatggggaagggggtggggatgggggtggggatggggaagggggtggggatgggaagggatggggatgggaaggggatggggatagggatggggatggagatggggatagggaaggggatggggatgggatggggatgatCCTGCTCCTGGTCCCAGCTGCCTGTCCGGGAGGGCAGCACCAGACCCCCCAGAGAGGCAGGGGTGCCTGTCACAGAGCCCATGAgcagccagccccagggcaAGGCTGATCTCCAGGGCCTTAGAGCCAGGGGTGGTCTGCAGGGTATGGTAGGTATGAAAATCAGCTTCATTCTTTCCAAGAGAATGGGTATCACAGCATCCTTCAGCCTCAGCTGTGCCATAGCTGCTCTCATTCTGTGTCAGCACTGCTCCTCCTTAAGTGGGTGGGTGATGCTGGATCCCTTTTCCAGTGTGTTTCTGATCCTATGAAACTGAATGGCTGCTGAAATCCTTTTACGTCCCAGAGCAGAAGGCTGGAGAAAACCTCAGTGTAGATGACAACTTGTTCTGTCCTTGTTCTCCCCTCCCAGTGATGATGGAGATATTACCAGATCGTTGTGCACCCATAGCCAAGAAGGAAATCCTCTACATGGGCCCCTTTGGCCTGGCCTGCTGGCTTGCAGGACTCATCTTCATTGATcgaaagaagaaggaagaggccATCACCATCTTGACAGAGGTGGCAGACaccctgaaaaaagaaaatgtgagtgGGGAGGGATTTGGTGAGGAGCCACTGAAAAAACATGAACTTCGATGTggctaaaaaggaaaattttttctGGGCTGGGCACTGAGtagaagagaaagagaacacATTGGATGCATTGAGTGTGTTGTGTGTCCATAAAATACTTGAAGGGGAGAGAGATCAGCCCCAGGGGATGATGACTCTGCAGAGGCTTAGAATAGTAACTGGAGATCTCCCCATCCTCCCTCCTGCAGTTACGTGTCTTGATCTTCCCTGAAGGAACTCGCAACCATGGTGGCTCCATGTTGCCCTTCAAACGTGGGGCCTTCCAGCTGGCTGTAAAAGCTCAGGTAAGGGGAACCTTTCTCCCACCCCTGGGGTTGCAGTTTGCCCATCATGGGCCACCAGCAGCCAGGACTCCTTGGCTTCTGCTCCCTGGCTTCTCTTTGGATCGAGCGTGCATCCAGCAGCCCATGAGGAGCTTGGAGGGGACACAGGAAGGTCTTCTGTATGGGACAAGTGGAAAACCCTTAGAACTCTGTTGGGGGAAAATATTGGGGATTTTAACCAGAGTCCTGGACCTGTCAAAGGTTGGGGGGAGTTTCTGCTGAGTTTCTGTACACGCTGATTTGGCAATCCAGTGTTGGCCAAAATACAGagctgaaaatataaaagccaACAGCAGGGACACTGGGTGATATAGTTAGATGATCCAAACATCCTGATAACCCTGAGGGTGTATATTATGAATCTGACTGGGATAAATATCAGCAAGGTGTGCAGGATTTACAGGATCTGTTTTGGGAAAGAATTGGGAAATTTGTAGAGTGACTGTAGTTTGCCTCCCCTCCAGGTCCCCATCATTCCTGTGGTGATCTCTTCCTACCATGACTTCTACAATCAGAAGGAGAAGAGATTTACAACAGGTGAGGATGACCTGGGGCAAGGAATGAGCTGGATATTGGTGTGAGTTCAGTCCTTGGATGGACCCATGGGTTGGTGGGCAGAGGATTATGTGGAGAAAGCAGGGAGGGAACAGCAGGTTCTGTAGTGGGAGACTTCAGGCATCACTTTTGCTTCTCCCTTTGCATTTCTCAAAGCTTGTCCAATACCCTGTATGAGGGaacctggagaagcagcagagtcCTGGGGCAGGTCCTGCCCTTGGCCTCACCACTGtcctgggagctggaggtgcaAGGGAGAGTTGggcaacaaaagcaaacataGAAGTCTCAGCAGAAGTCACCCTGAGTCTGTGTCTCCTCCTAGTTAACATGTTTCATACATTTATGGTGACAAAAATTTCTGCTGGTCACTGATTAAATTTTATGGGGGGAAAAATGCTGCAATTTTTGGGttccaaaaggaaaatgcagaaaaaaaaatgtttccaattCCAACTGAGTAAACAAACTCATCCTGTTCTTCCACTTATTCTGCTGACGCCCACTCCTAAAATTGGCTTTTGCCACTCCCCACCCTCCCCCAGGCCAGCCCAGCTCTTTCCTAAGGGCAGGATTTGCTCCTGAAGTTCTCATGCCTCCCACTGTTTGTGCCTGGGTGCAGCCATTCCCTCCCAGGCAAACACCTGGAAGAAGGAGTGGGTGCAAATGTGAAGCTCTCAGTTGTCTGTTCCCATTGATCCCTCACCTGCTGGGTCCATCCTCTGGGGGTCACACCTGAAACCTCTTGGTGCCAAAAGTGTTCCCCACGGGGAGGGCAGTAGGAACACTGCAGGGATGTCAGAGTACTCCCTCCCCATCACATCCCTGCTCAGAGCCctttgggaaagcagagaagaacCCTGTGGGGAGGCAGCTCTGAAGCTCCTGACCCTGATGCTTTAAGGCCAACTCTACAAAAAGATGAGTTTCTCTGTGCCTCCTCCAGCCAAGCCTGGAGGAACTCCAAGGAAGATTCCCCAACCTCCCTGGGCTTCTTAAGAAAGAGCATTTGCAGTTGCATGGGTATTTGTCATAACCTCACCCTGGGAGTACTTGGTTAGCTCTAAGCAAGGGCTTAGAGGTGCTAATTGCTGTCAAATGCAATTGCTAATTGCTAATTGCAGTGAAACAGACCCTCAGTGCCAGAGGCAGAGCCATAGTTAGCTCTTCCTGTACCTTCCCACCTTTCCCACCTCCAAGTTTTCCCAGGGCTGGTTCTGGAGATGTGCTACATGTGGTGAGGATTCCTGCAGACTGAGCAGGATAATCCTCAGGCCTGGCCAGCTCTTCATGCCCACGGTCACTCTGAGCCTGCTGAAGAGCTTCCCAAAAGCCCAATTCCATGTCCAGTGTGTGCATAGCCATGTGTGGAGCAGTCTGGGGTGTGTTCCAGGTCTGTTGCAGCCCCAGCATCTCTCAGCTTTTTCGCTGGGGTCAGGTGAAGCACAGGAGTTCCTCTTCTGCTGAAGAACCAGACCTCACTTTGGATGTAAGATGTGCAGGCAGGGAACATGATCTCTGGTTGTGAAgctcttccctgctctcctgttCTGCCTTCCTTGCATGGCTCTGCTACAACACTTCTGGATCTCCTGTGTCAAGGCTTACAAGAAAGTCAGAAAATCACAGAGCCACTCCCCAGGTCCTCCAGTGGGTGTCTGTGCACAACAAGACCCACCAGGTGCAAGAGCACCAGAGCCTGGTGACAGCAACCCAAAATattcctcctgccagcaccagagCAAGGTTCAGGCACTTCCCAAGAGGACTGACAAACCTTGGCCAGACAGGGAGTCCTGACTGCAACTTCTGCCAAGCCAAATCATGTTTCTGGAAGGAAGGACTCTGCTGAATGTCTCACACCCAGATCAGAGCACAGGCAGTGTGGTATTGCAGACATCTCATGGTCTTTGCCATGATCTAGACAGACCCTGAGGTCTCTGTACAGGGAGAAGTGATTCTGTGTGAATCATTCCAGAGGATGTGTATGGGGAGAGATTCAtctgtttctgtatttatgattttttctggtttctgtggATAGGAAAAGCCACGTCTGGGTTTTTGCTGTGTGTGGCTGGGACATGACTGGGTTGCTACACAACTGCTGGTGTGTGGAGAGCATTTCCCTTCATTTCAGCCTTGTTCCTCAGTTTTGCCCTCTTCTCTTGCTCTTCTGCACTACTCATGTATTCTCTTGCTCCTTTCTGACCCTCCTATCTCACTCTTCTAGGGAAAAGCATCATCCAGGTCCTGCCAGAAGTGGAGACCCTTGGCCTGGGCCCAGATGATGTTCCCAAGCTCACCGAGCAGGTCCGTGACTCCATGCTCAGCACCTACCAGGTGATATCAGGAATGATCAACGGAGCTTCCCATTAGCCAGCCCATCCATCCCACattccagctccagcagtgtGTGTAGCAGCTGAAGGGGGGAACATGGCAACAACAAGAAAgtccagcagcagaggcagcaatgGTTTGCAACCCTGACATACCAGAGACAGGCAAAATGtccacagaagaagaaaagctttcaggTGGAGGTGATGAAATAGCTGCCATATTTCTTCCAGAGAACCATGCTACCTGCTTGGGCAGACACGTGGTGGGGAGCTGGACACTGCTTTGCAACCATAACCCTGAGAAGTTCTCTCCAGCTGtaccccaggcagagctgggcccTTCCTCTGGTCATTGCTGCATGTGTATAATCACCTTTTCCTGCTCAGCCAAAAAGGTGGAAGCATTTATCCCAAGCCAGTGACCATCCTGCCTGGGAAAGTGGCTGTCTTGGGCTCTGATGTCTGCCACATCCCTCTGGAAGCAAACTCCAGAGAAGCCACTGTCTCCTACCTCTTTCCATGGGGAGGACTTGGGAGGTACCTCTGTTAAGAAAGGGGAAAGTCAAGGAAGCTTTGGGAGAGGGGAATTAAAGACCTCACAGGTGTCTGCAGGGAGTGgtggtttctttgcttttctcagcCTTCCTTGGAAGCAAAGTTTTGCTTTTGGTGGTTGGGCAGATCTCAGAAGCACAAGGGGAACGTGCCTGAGGACTCAGAAACCAGATGCAAACTGCAGAAATGGGTTGCTTAACATCCTCACCGTGCCCTGATACCCTCATGATTTTTAATACAACATATTTGGTTTTCAAATCcactctgagagctgcagctcctgaccccagcctggctttgcCCTGTCTTCAGTATGTCAGAGGATCACATCTTGCCTTCCCTGCCCACCTCATCCCAGCCTTTTCCCACTCCCCGTGCTCTGAGGACTCATGGTGCAGCTGAGCTCCATCACCCGCTCGGGTCCCTCTGGGTCCCTCTGTGACCCACATGGGTGGGCAGCATGAGGCAGAGGGCTGGCCAGAATACCCCCATAGCAACCACTCATTCTGATGCTGAAGCTGTGGGATTTTATCCAGCATCCCTTCATTAGTCCTCATCAGAGGGGGCTCTGCTCTACCCACAAGCTTCACTCATGGCCCTGCCTTAGGCTGCTGCCTTCTTCTTTGAAgtcctctccttctcccacGTTGTGCCAAGGAGAGATGGAAAGTTAGTATGATTTTCTCTTGTTTCACAAAATGACACAgaatcccagcctggtttgggctgggagggacctGAATGGTCATCTCATTCCAACTCATCTCTGctcacagcccagggtgctctaagccccatccaacctgggctgagacactgccagggatggggcagccacagcttctctgggaaacctgggacaggggctcagcaccctcaaattaaagaatttcttcctaatgtctgacctaaatctgACACTTACTGATTTAATACGAACCTTGGGAGTGATTATCCCAGCCAGATGGTAATTTTTTAGCCCTAATGCTTCTCCTTTACATACCAGACAGCTTCTGGTCTGGTTTTTTATGCTGCCGCATTTAGCTATGGACCACAGCCAAGAAATGGTTTGGACACAAGGTTGATGTACCAGAATTTACACCAAATGCATTGCATACATTGTATTTTATTGCTGCCCAACACGCCCAAACACACAGGTATTCACCAAGGATTTAAAGAGAAGATTTGAGATGCAGCTGTCATTCAAAGATGAAGTCTCACTGCTAATTAGAAACAGCCTAAAGTCTTTATGCTTTTGTGCAAAACAAGAAGGAGATGAGGAAAGGTTTGATAAAGGTTACAGGAGCTTGCTAATTTCTGATACAAAGGGCAAAGAACTTGATTTTGAAATGCAAGCATGCCAACCTCCAGATTTGACACACATTTACAATGAGAAGTAAAAACTTTGTGTTTCTAGAGTCATAAGGCATCCAGCACCTGACCAAGCCTTGCACACCTCTGAAGATTATTCGAGGGCAACAGACAATAAAAGATCATCACCCTTCCATCTGAAAACTTACATTACTGGAAGCTTTTACATATAAACGGTGTAAAGATCACAGTGCAGCAAATAAAAGAGTTGTCATGGTCTTGAGGTCCTCCCTGGGGAATCATGTGCCAAGGTTCagtcagcagcagagagctgagtgTGATGCACAGGAAGAGATTTCCCAAGTGCAGCTCAGGGACAGCCTTAGGACTTTCCAGGGCTGGTTTGATAAGCAGGATAAGAAACTGCCAACgaaagcagaaaaagctactgagaaacagaaagtcTTTCCTGGACACAGTCTTTCTCcccacattttcattttactccATAGGTTAAAGCAGTCCCTGGGGAATGGGTACCCATGTACCAGGTCATCCCTGTATTCCTGCACCTTGGTGCTTCCAGCCTCATCAAAAGATACCTCCAGTGCCCTAACATCAGCCAGCCCTTTGATTGAGTGGTTTTGGGACAATTTCTTGGCACTTGAGAAGGTTCAGATTTTAGTAGCAGCTTTTTAATACTCTGGGGTTTCACTATCTCTGGGTTTTGCAAACACAGGTCAGCTTCCTCCCAGCCTGGTGATGAACAAGCCACAGGAAGCAGCTCAGCAAATTTTAGTGACCAAAAGACCAAGTTaataaaagaaatcaggaaGCCCCTCTGGTGTAGAGAGAAGGTGATCATCAGCTGGACTTGGTTCCTAAGGAATGGGTTGAAGTCACCCTAGTTTAGCAGCAGTGTCCCTCTGAAACTCAGCAGGAACAGCATGGAGGTGTTTTTATGGTCTGTGTTCTTATGTCCTCTGCAGAAGAACAGAGCAGGTGATGGCAGATACTGTGATTGTCTATAAATGGGTGGCTGGAAGGGAAAACTCCAGTCCAGTCCACTCTCCTCTCCCCACATGATTTTCAGCCCATGCCAAGAGCCCATCAGCAGGTGGATTTAGTGTCCCCATCTCTCATAGGAAAGCACAGTTTTACTGTCTTACGTGTGGCACACCATAATCTCTGTGTTTAAACTACTGGTGTGCCCAGTGCCAAAACAACTCCAGATATtccttaaaatgctttaaagctTCAGGGAAGGCAAGAGGGGAGCAGGGGCTTGGGGCAGCAGGTAGACATTGGGCAGGTTCTAATCAATTTCCTCAGGGACACTCTTCCCGGGAAGTCAGATTCCAGTTGTCCTGGAATAAGGTGTTTATTTAGAGGACACATTCACAAGGGCCAGATCAGGCAGATTTTCAGGTACTCCCCatctggaggaagaggaagccTGGCAGGGGATGGTGAAGGTGACAAATTGCAAGCAGACCCAGCTACCATCACTTCTGCTGGGTCAAGGTCTTCTTGGGGGCAAAGTGACTGTTATgacattatttcttttacttctttctgagaaatttcttatataagaaatatatataagaaatataagaaatttctttatttcttattttctttatttcatggAAGAGCATGACCTTGTAGGACATTTATGGTTTTTGACAGAGCTCATAGAGCTGCATACCTTTTGTGCCACTTTAGGGCTCCTCTTCCCAGGGTGAGAGGTTGAGTCTGTCAATCTCTTTGCAGTCAAGGAAGTCCTCAGGATAACTGTTGGCCTTGAAGACATCCCTGGGTATCTTTTTGATGCGAGTGTTGTCACAGATCAGCCTCGACAGAGAGATTTTTCTCAGTGCTCGCAACTGCTGCGGGGTGAAAGTTCCGCGTCTCTCCCACCAGAATCTGCAATGAGATTTTCAGAAGCCCCCTGAAAAATATTCCCCTTGGAGGAGTTTGGTAATGGTTACTTGTCAAGATGGGAATCTGACCAAAGTGAGTCTCTGTTCAGATCCACCTTGATCCATCACATCCCTTTGGAAAGAGGGGTCTGCAGCGTGGCCAGATCTGGATTCTGAGCCTCCTGccccttccagcagcagcaccaggctgctgggatGCAGTGACTGATCCTCCCCTTCTGCACCCTGAAACCAAAGGTTACCTGAGACAAAGATTACTGCAGACCACACACGGCATGGAGCAGGTGCTCCTCAACAGCACGGGTCTGTAGGAACAGCATGGGCTTGTAGGAACAGGCTACAAAAAAAGAGTCCTTTGGCAACTGGGTTAAAACCAAGGTGTGGGACTTGTTGGGAGCACTCCCTGAAGTGCTGGAGATGGGATGAAATGTCAGCACTTTTTCCAGTACTAAATGCCACAGGAAATGTTTGCCACAGGAGGTTCCTACCTGTCCCCATCACGCAGTTTCCTGAACTGGGTGCCAATGATGCAGGCCAGGAGGGGTCCAACCCTGCCCTGGGGAACAGCAGGCTCTGAAATTGCCCCAATCCAGAGGTCAATATTCTCTGTTGTCCCATACAACTTCATGAACTTCTTGGCTTGTTTGTAATTTCCTAACACCTTAGAGAATTCCTTCAGGTTCTGAGGCTGGGAGAGCCCACAGAACTGCCTCCAGGCAATGTAACCTGcaaaagcaggagaaggagctggtCAAAACCCACATGTCCCCACCATCTGCTGGGGAAATAAACAGACCCCTTGGCCAGGAGCAATGTCTGTTCCTCTTCAGGCACTAAAGAACCTAGAAGATGTTATTGTCTGGACAGTTACAACAAATGTCATGTTTTCAAAGATCCTTTTTGTGTGCATGCACCAAACTCACAATCTGGGTTGTGTTTGATTCTGCTCTCTGTCTTCTCTATCTCTTCTCTATCTTCTcttctatgattcaatgattctttGCATGTGTCTATAGGTTCATCCTATCCTGCTGGTTACAGCTACCTAGTGCTGAGGGTGAATGCAGCAGCCTTTGCAGTTTTGAGAGGCAAAATTTCTAGGACTGAAGCCCTGGAGAAGAGCAATGTTTGGTTGTGCTTAGCACCAGAGCACCTGATCTTCAGCACCTGGGAGCAATCACTCTCCTGTGGGTGCAAAACATTTCTGCTCAGacctctgggcagcctgaggACACAAAATAAGCACTGATGGGCAATGACCAAAGCACTAGTGCTGTGCCTGGTGCGTGTGAAAGCTGAACTTGGTTGCTTATATGTGTACCTTCTGTACCACACAGGCTCTCTCTCTCACCACTGCTTCTGCCTCTATTATTATCCCATCTATCTTTACTTTCCAAGCTTTTTGTCCTCGTCTTAAATCCctcagaaaaaatatctttttaatgcagaggccttttcttctctcaacTTGACTGTCCGCCCACTCTTTGCCCTCAGATTAAGGTACTATTCCCATTTCTATGGAAGAAACTTTGCCCACTCATGAAACTACCATAAAGAACAGCAGCTAAACCAGTATTGTGCACAAGA is part of the Calypte anna isolate BGI_N300 chromosome 19, bCalAnn1_v1.p, whole genome shotgun sequence genome and harbors:
- the LOC103535821 gene encoding 1-acyl-sn-glycerol-3-phosphate acyltransferase alpha isoform X1; this translates as MELLLLHYPFTCVFIAFLVLYQLNPAFRYLSKMLFYRLWLFTVSFLVIVCSIPRGRDVENMKLLRLLLMPLKYIFGLKIVVKGKENLRTKKPFILVLNHQTSLDIMVMMEILPDRCAPIAKKEILYMGPFGLACWLAGLIFIDRKKKEEAITILTEVADTLKKENLRVLIFPEGTRNHGGSMLPFKRGAFQLAVKAQVPIIPVVISSYHDFYNQKEKRFTTGKSIIQVLPEVETLGLGPDDVPKLTEQVRDSMLSTYQVISGMINGASH
- the LOC103535821 gene encoding 1-acyl-sn-glycerol-3-phosphate acyltransferase alpha isoform X2, which encodes MLFYRLWLFTVSFLVIVCSIPRGRDVENMKLLRLLLMPLKYIFGLKIVVKGKENLRTKKPFILVLNHQTSLDIMVMMEILPDRCAPIAKKEILYMGPFGLACWLAGLIFIDRKKKEEAITILTEVADTLKKENLRVLIFPEGTRNHGGSMLPFKRGAFQLAVKAQVPIIPVVISSYHDFYNQKEKRFTTGKSIIQVLPEVETLGLGPDDVPKLTEQVRDSMLSTYQVISGMINGASH